One Drosophila kikkawai strain 14028-0561.14 chromosome 3L, DkikHiC1v2, whole genome shotgun sequence genomic window carries:
- the ens gene encoding ensconsin isoform X9 yields MASLGGQHENISNNPEVENTSKRPESREGSAERKASKDREEKLKYARDRQNEERQRKIEELRAQAEAAQRYREQKEEERRRRIEEIRVRDTEKRHQVEERKKAIFEAEKERREYILKKNQERDSRIEVKKRDRNSIGFAFGSSTPRLLDVPADYGLVSPSAFWGQRRSTSISNVAGASLSRRSSERELADSGAKKRASSSTDRHDGRAYSMNRLDQLAQPIRRNGEHVRAILERERRERELEMLDETSSLGGGSGGRRGPSRSRRAGSAGSGSSSAAGIMSRSMTHLAGGGGQQRERGKYSLGGGISTSFRPLASGAGGQRDTTSSRSGNATPGGHYNSSSRPGSAMSTSTNVSTSGLVPRRPATAPRKPRPASIAGTGMSLDALAEINKLKKDQQKPPVKTTAASPSAQTTPKRTANLMSTSMIVTSSSTRLSSAEKKTTTPKREPLAPKAASASKALSSRTASSERISRLSKEPKTKDTSAMTRSMIVTSSSSSSSTMTTATKAAPAAQAAPATAPAPTPAPVPAAEQNGLAKEAEKKPAEVPVPAATAELPVPVAPSVSKAEKEALNSSEKTEEVARQEEQVTTLPVDSLPEALVTSVNVEEKADEGTEKETPKQPQEQAAPKKPRSKENSEVRELTPPEGGDLMTASMMAKKITTEEEAKAALAERRRLAREEAERQAELERQRLEAERLAELKAQEEEAERQRLFEEESTRLAEEQRRAEEERLRKAIEEAQQREKEEQRKLEEEEKQRLEREEAEKKAKEEAEKQRVEVAERLKREEKEREERRKRVEAIMSRTRKAGGAASTPAKDSNDKAASATSAAPADSSSSNSDSGSSNNSAGGSPSSTTDAKPAQEAVTEPPNSQAMYEQSVLDKENSLINSFSSMIIDENAKNLQQVSNGKLLVDFEGSNAAPAVANGNGHIESVNNKNDINLLQDVVAPVASQLIDLSIESQQDLHLNNNNSLLTSTAATTTLVTADSHENKDISLL; encoded by the exons ATGGCGAGTCTTGGGGGCCAACACGAAAATATTTCGAATAATCCAGAAG TGGAAAACACATCCAAGCGACCGGAGAGCCGCGAGGGCAGCGCCGAGCGAAAAG CGTCCAAAGACCGCGAGGAGAAGCTGAAATATGCACGCGACCGACAGAACGAGGAGCGACAGCGTAAGATCGAGGAGTTGCGCGCCCAGGCGGAGGCCGCCCAGCGGTACCGGGAacagaaggaggaggagcgacGGCGGCGCATCGAGGAGATACGCGTACGTGACACAGAGAAGCGCCATCAGGTGGAGGAGCGCAAGAAGGCCATCTTTGAGGCCGAGAAGGAGCGTCGCGAGTACATTCTCAAAAAGAATCAG GAACGCGATTCCCGAATAGAAGTCAAGAAGCGGGACAGAAACTCCATTGGCTTTGCCTTTGGCTCCTCGACTCCTCGTCTGCTGGATGTGCCCGCGGATTATGGCCTGGTATCGCCTAGTGCCTTTTGGGGTCAGCGGAG GTCCACATCTATATCGAACGTAGCGGGCGCCTCGCTCTCACGTCGAAGTTCAGAGCGTGAACTTGCCGACAGTGGTGCTAAGAAGcgtgcctcctcctccacggACAGACACGACG GACGGGCCTACTCGATGAACCGCCTGGACCAGCTGGCGCAGCCCATACGCCGCAATGGGGAGCATGTGCGGGCCATTCTGGAGCGGGAACGCCGCGAACGAGAACTGGAGATGCTGGACGAGACCTCCTCGCTGGGCGGCGGCAGTGGCGGGCGGAGAGGTCCGTCAAGATCCCGACGAGCTGGAAGCGCCGGTAGCGGCAGTTCCAGTGCCGCTGGAATCATGTCACGCAGCATGACCCACCTGGCCGGAGGCGGTGGCCAGCAGCGGGAACGAGGAAAGTACTCGCTGGGCGGCGGTATATCAACCAGCTTCCGGCCGCTGGCTAGCGGTGCCGGCGGGCAGCGGGACACCACCA GCTCGCGTTCGGGAAATGCCACGCCCGGCGGACACTACAACAGCAGCTCAAGGCCCGGCAGCGCCATGTCCACATCGACAAATGTGTCCACATCGGGTCTGGTGCCCAGGCGACCGGCAACGGCGCCAAGAAAACCCCGGCCCGCCAGCATCGCTGGCACTGGCATGTCTCTGGATG CCCTTGCAGAGATCAACAAACTGAAGAAGGATCAACAGAAGCCGCCCGTTAAGACGACAGCCGCCTCGCCATCCGCACAAACGACCCCGAAACGAACTGCGAACCTAATGTCCACATCCATGATTGTGACCTCCAGCTCGACGCGACTGAGCAGCGCTGAGAAGAAGACGACAACGCCGAAAAGG GAACCCTTGGCACCCAAAGCGGCATCCGCTTCCAAGGCTCTGTCAAGTCGCACGGCCAGCTCGGAGCGTATTAGCCGGCTCAGCAAGGAGCCGAAAACCAAGGATACCTCTGCAATGACCCGGTCCATGATCGtcacgagcagcagcagcagtagctcCACTATGACGACAGCCACAAAGGCGGCTCCTGCAGCTCAAGCAGCACCTGCAACTGCACCCGCTCCCACTCCAGCTCCTGTTCCAGCTGCCGAGCAGAATGGTCTGGCCAAGGAGGCTGAAAAGAAGCCAGCAGAGGTCCCAGTTCCAGCGGCTACAGCGGAACTGCCCGTTCCCGTGGCTCCCTCTGTAAGCAAGGCTGAGAAGGAGGCCCTGAACTCCTCGGAGAAGACAGAGGAAGTGGCGCGTCAGGAGGAGCAGGTTACCACCCTGCCAGTGGACTCTCTGCCCGAGGCTTTGGTTACCTCTGTTAACGTCGAAGAAAAGGCAGACGAGGGCACCGAGAAGGAGACGCCCAAACAGCCGCAGGAGCAGGCTGCACCCAAGAAGCCGCGCAGCAAGGAGAACTCCGAGGTGCGGGAACTGACGCCGCCGGAGGGCGGAGACCTGATGACCGCTTCAATGATGGCCAAGAAGATCACAACCGAGGAGGAGGCAAAGGCCGCATTGGCCGAAAGACGACGCCTGGCCCGCGAGGAGGCTGAACGACAGGCGGAATTGGAACGCCAACGACTAGAAGCAGAGCGTCTGGCCGAGCTAAAGgctcaggaggaggaggccgaGCGCCAGCGTCTGTTTGAGGAGGAATCCACCCGCCTGGCTGAAGAGCAGCGTCGCGCTGAGGAAGAGCGCCTGCGCAAGGCCATTGAG GAAGCCCAGCAGCgcgagaaggaggagcagcgcaagctcgaggaggaggagaagcagcGCTTGGAGCGCGAGGAGGCCGAGAAGAAGGCCAAGGAGGAGGCAGAGAAGCAGCGCGTGGAGGTGGCCGAGCGGCTCAAGCGTGAGGAGAAGGAGCGCGAGGAGCGTCGCAAGCGAGTGGAGGCGATTATGTCGCGTACCCGCAAGGCAGGAGGAGCTGCCAGCACCCCTGCCAAG GACTCCAACGACAAGGCAGCTAGCGCCACATCAGCAGCTCCTgcggacagcagcagcagcaatagcgacagcggcagcagcaacaactcgGCTGGAGGCTCGCCCAGCAGCACTACAGATGCCAAGCCAGCACAGGAAGCGGTCACGGAGCCGCCAAACAGCCAGGCTATGTATGAGCAATCGGTGCTAGACAAGGAGAACTCGCTCATCAACAGCTTCTCCTCGATGATCATCGATGAGAATGCCAAGAACCTGCAGCAGGTGAGCAACGGCAAGTTGCTAGTAGACTTTGAGGGCAGCAATGCGGCCCCGGCGGTGGCCAATGGCAATGGTCACATCGAGAGTGTCAACAACAAGAA CGACATCAATCTGCTGCAGGATGTGGTTGCTCCAGTTGCCAGCCAACTGATCGATCTGAGCATCGAGTCACAACAAGATCTGCAcctgaacaacaacaacagcttgctGACGAGCACAGCGGCAACCACCACGCTAGTCACTGCTGATAGTCACGAGAATAAGG ATATATCTTTGCTGTGA
- the ens gene encoding ensconsin isoform X7 — protein MASLGGQHENISNNPEVENTSKRPESREGSAERKASKDREEKLKYARDRQNEERQRKIEELRAQAEAAQRYREQKEEERRRRIEEIRVRDTEKRHQVEERKKAIFEAEKERREYILKKNQERDSRIEVKKRDRNSIGFAFGSSTPRLLDVPADYGLVSPSAFWGQRRSTSISNVAGASLSRRSSERELADSGAKKRASSSTDRHDDHRRKSSSMYEVFNWGYSNDEPPKRFSLSIAGSEINIDGPANPPSSSSNKAAIAHRPNPTATTIITPSTTGSGHNNNYNHNSYRKEDSVDTSPMVFRSVYRRKTDLMPTIPSPRDGHYYGSRSSLSTTPARTPGSRSGNATPGGHYNSSSRPGSAMSTSTNVSTSGLVPRRPATAPRKPRPASIAGTGMSLDALAEINKLKKDQQKPPVKTTAASPSAQTTPKRTANLMSTSMIVTSSSTRLSSAEKKTTTPKREPLAPKAASASKALSSRTASSERISRLSKEPKTKDTSAMTRSMIVTSSSSSSSTMTTATKAAPAAQAAPATAPAPTPAPVPAAEQNGLAKEAEKKPAEVPVPAATAELPVPVAPSVSKAEKEALNSSEKTEEVARQEEQVTTLPVDSLPEALVTSVNVEEKADEGTEKETPKQPQEQAAPKKPRSKENSEVRELTPPEGGDLMTASMMAKKITTEEEAKAALAERRRLAREEAERQAELERQRLEAERLAELKAQEEEAERQRLFEEESTRLAEEQRRAEEERLRKAIEEAQQREKEEQRKLEEEEKQRLEREEAEKKAKEEAEKQRVEVAERLKREEKEREERRKRVEAIMSRTRKAGGAASTPAKDSNDKAASATSAAPADSSSSNSDSGSSNNSAGGSPSSTTDAKPAQEAVTEPPNSQAMYEQSVLDKENSLINSFSSMIIDENAKNLQQVSNGKLLVDFEGSNAAPAVANGNGHIESVNNKNDINLLQDVVAPVASQLIDLSIESQQDLHLNNNNSLLTSTAATTTLVTADSHENKDISLL, from the exons ATGGCGAGTCTTGGGGGCCAACACGAAAATATTTCGAATAATCCAGAAG TGGAAAACACATCCAAGCGACCGGAGAGCCGCGAGGGCAGCGCCGAGCGAAAAG CGTCCAAAGACCGCGAGGAGAAGCTGAAATATGCACGCGACCGACAGAACGAGGAGCGACAGCGTAAGATCGAGGAGTTGCGCGCCCAGGCGGAGGCCGCCCAGCGGTACCGGGAacagaaggaggaggagcgacGGCGGCGCATCGAGGAGATACGCGTACGTGACACAGAGAAGCGCCATCAGGTGGAGGAGCGCAAGAAGGCCATCTTTGAGGCCGAGAAGGAGCGTCGCGAGTACATTCTCAAAAAGAATCAG GAACGCGATTCCCGAATAGAAGTCAAGAAGCGGGACAGAAACTCCATTGGCTTTGCCTTTGGCTCCTCGACTCCTCGTCTGCTGGATGTGCCCGCGGATTATGGCCTGGTATCGCCTAGTGCCTTTTGGGGTCAGCGGAG GTCCACATCTATATCGAACGTAGCGGGCGCCTCGCTCTCACGTCGAAGTTCAGAGCGTGAACTTGCCGACAGTGGTGCTAAGAAGcgtgcctcctcctccacggACAGACACGACG ATCACCGACGAAAATCCTCGTCCATGTATGAGGTATTCAATTGGGGCTACTCCAATGATGAGCCACCCAAGCGCTTCTCGCTCTCGATCGCCGGCAGCGAGATAAATATCGATGGGCCGGCTAATCCGCCCAGTTCCTCCTCCAACAAAGCAGCAATAGCGCACAGACCCAATCCGACAGCTACAACAATTATCACACCAAGCACCACAGGCTcaggccacaacaacaactataaCCATAACTCGTATCGTAAGG AAGATAGCGTTGACACATCACCCATGGTGTTCCGAAGCGTTTACCGCAGGAAAACGGACCTCATGCCGACAATACCCAGCCCCCGAGACGGGCATTACTACGGGTCGCGCAGCTCCCTGAGCACCACGCCGGCCAGAACCCCAG GCTCGCGTTCGGGAAATGCCACGCCCGGCGGACACTACAACAGCAGCTCAAGGCCCGGCAGCGCCATGTCCACATCGACAAATGTGTCCACATCGGGTCTGGTGCCCAGGCGACCGGCAACGGCGCCAAGAAAACCCCGGCCCGCCAGCATCGCTGGCACTGGCATGTCTCTGGATG CCCTTGCAGAGATCAACAAACTGAAGAAGGATCAACAGAAGCCGCCCGTTAAGACGACAGCCGCCTCGCCATCCGCACAAACGACCCCGAAACGAACTGCGAACCTAATGTCCACATCCATGATTGTGACCTCCAGCTCGACGCGACTGAGCAGCGCTGAGAAGAAGACGACAACGCCGAAAAGG GAACCCTTGGCACCCAAAGCGGCATCCGCTTCCAAGGCTCTGTCAAGTCGCACGGCCAGCTCGGAGCGTATTAGCCGGCTCAGCAAGGAGCCGAAAACCAAGGATACCTCTGCAATGACCCGGTCCATGATCGtcacgagcagcagcagcagtagctcCACTATGACGACAGCCACAAAGGCGGCTCCTGCAGCTCAAGCAGCACCTGCAACTGCACCCGCTCCCACTCCAGCTCCTGTTCCAGCTGCCGAGCAGAATGGTCTGGCCAAGGAGGCTGAAAAGAAGCCAGCAGAGGTCCCAGTTCCAGCGGCTACAGCGGAACTGCCCGTTCCCGTGGCTCCCTCTGTAAGCAAGGCTGAGAAGGAGGCCCTGAACTCCTCGGAGAAGACAGAGGAAGTGGCGCGTCAGGAGGAGCAGGTTACCACCCTGCCAGTGGACTCTCTGCCCGAGGCTTTGGTTACCTCTGTTAACGTCGAAGAAAAGGCAGACGAGGGCACCGAGAAGGAGACGCCCAAACAGCCGCAGGAGCAGGCTGCACCCAAGAAGCCGCGCAGCAAGGAGAACTCCGAGGTGCGGGAACTGACGCCGCCGGAGGGCGGAGACCTGATGACCGCTTCAATGATGGCCAAGAAGATCACAACCGAGGAGGAGGCAAAGGCCGCATTGGCCGAAAGACGACGCCTGGCCCGCGAGGAGGCTGAACGACAGGCGGAATTGGAACGCCAACGACTAGAAGCAGAGCGTCTGGCCGAGCTAAAGgctcaggaggaggaggccgaGCGCCAGCGTCTGTTTGAGGAGGAATCCACCCGCCTGGCTGAAGAGCAGCGTCGCGCTGAGGAAGAGCGCCTGCGCAAGGCCATTGAG GAAGCCCAGCAGCgcgagaaggaggagcagcgcaagctcgaggaggaggagaagcagcGCTTGGAGCGCGAGGAGGCCGAGAAGAAGGCCAAGGAGGAGGCAGAGAAGCAGCGCGTGGAGGTGGCCGAGCGGCTCAAGCGTGAGGAGAAGGAGCGCGAGGAGCGTCGCAAGCGAGTGGAGGCGATTATGTCGCGTACCCGCAAGGCAGGAGGAGCTGCCAGCACCCCTGCCAAG GACTCCAACGACAAGGCAGCTAGCGCCACATCAGCAGCTCCTgcggacagcagcagcagcaatagcgacagcggcagcagcaacaactcgGCTGGAGGCTCGCCCAGCAGCACTACAGATGCCAAGCCAGCACAGGAAGCGGTCACGGAGCCGCCAAACAGCCAGGCTATGTATGAGCAATCGGTGCTAGACAAGGAGAACTCGCTCATCAACAGCTTCTCCTCGATGATCATCGATGAGAATGCCAAGAACCTGCAGCAGGTGAGCAACGGCAAGTTGCTAGTAGACTTTGAGGGCAGCAATGCGGCCCCGGCGGTGGCCAATGGCAATGGTCACATCGAGAGTGTCAACAACAAGAA CGACATCAATCTGCTGCAGGATGTGGTTGCTCCAGTTGCCAGCCAACTGATCGATCTGAGCATCGAGTCACAACAAGATCTGCAcctgaacaacaacaacagcttgctGACGAGCACAGCGGCAACCACCACGCTAGTCACTGCTGATAGTCACGAGAATAAGG ATATATCTTTGCTGTGA
- the ens gene encoding ensconsin isoform X10 has protein sequence MASLGGQHENISNNPEVENTSKRPESREGSAERKASKDREEKLKYARDRQNEERQRKIEELRAQAEAAQRYREQKEEERRRRIEEIRVRDTEKRHQVEERKKAIFEAEKERREYILKKNQERDSRIEVKKRDRNSIGFAFGSSTPRLLDVPADYGLVSPSAFWGQRRSTSISNVAGASLSRRSSERELADSGAKKRASSSTDRHDGRAYSMNRLDQLAQPIRRNGEHVRAILERERRERELEMLDETSSLGGGSGGRRGPSRSRRAGSAGSGSSSAAGIMSRSMTHLAGGGGQQRERGKYSLGGGISTSFRPLASGAGGQRDTTSSRSGNATPGGHYNSSSRPGSAMSTSTNVSTSGLVPRRPATAPRKPRPASIAGTGMSLDEINKLKKDQQKPPVKTTAASPSAQTTPKRTANLMSTSMIVTSSSTRLSSAEKKTTTPKREPLAPKAASASKALSSRTASSERISRLSKEPKTKDTSAMTRSMIVTSSSSSSSTMTTATKAAPAAQAAPATAPAPTPAPVPAAEQNGLAKEAEKKPAEVPVPAATAELPVPVAPSVSKAEKEALNSSEKTEEVARQEEQVTTLPVDSLPEALVTSVNVEEKADEGTEKETPKQPQEQAAPKKPRSKENSEVRELTPPEGGDLMTASMMAKKITTEEEAKAALAERRRLAREEAERQAELERQRLEAERLAELKAQEEEAERQRLFEEESTRLAEEQRRAEEERLRKAIEEAQQREKEEQRKLEEEEKQRLEREEAEKKAKEEAEKQRVEVAERLKREEKEREERRKRVEAIMSRTRKAGGAASTPAKDSNDKAASATSAAPADSSSSNSDSGSSNNSAGGSPSSTTDAKPAQEAVTEPPNSQAMYEQSVLDKENSLINSFSSMIIDENAKNLQQVSNGKLLVDFEGSNAAPAVANGNGHIESVNNKNDINLLQDVVAPVASQLIDLSIESQQDLHLNNNNSLLTSTAATTTLVTADSHENKDISLL, from the exons ATGGCGAGTCTTGGGGGCCAACACGAAAATATTTCGAATAATCCAGAAG TGGAAAACACATCCAAGCGACCGGAGAGCCGCGAGGGCAGCGCCGAGCGAAAAG CGTCCAAAGACCGCGAGGAGAAGCTGAAATATGCACGCGACCGACAGAACGAGGAGCGACAGCGTAAGATCGAGGAGTTGCGCGCCCAGGCGGAGGCCGCCCAGCGGTACCGGGAacagaaggaggaggagcgacGGCGGCGCATCGAGGAGATACGCGTACGTGACACAGAGAAGCGCCATCAGGTGGAGGAGCGCAAGAAGGCCATCTTTGAGGCCGAGAAGGAGCGTCGCGAGTACATTCTCAAAAAGAATCAG GAACGCGATTCCCGAATAGAAGTCAAGAAGCGGGACAGAAACTCCATTGGCTTTGCCTTTGGCTCCTCGACTCCTCGTCTGCTGGATGTGCCCGCGGATTATGGCCTGGTATCGCCTAGTGCCTTTTGGGGTCAGCGGAG GTCCACATCTATATCGAACGTAGCGGGCGCCTCGCTCTCACGTCGAAGTTCAGAGCGTGAACTTGCCGACAGTGGTGCTAAGAAGcgtgcctcctcctccacggACAGACACGACG GACGGGCCTACTCGATGAACCGCCTGGACCAGCTGGCGCAGCCCATACGCCGCAATGGGGAGCATGTGCGGGCCATTCTGGAGCGGGAACGCCGCGAACGAGAACTGGAGATGCTGGACGAGACCTCCTCGCTGGGCGGCGGCAGTGGCGGGCGGAGAGGTCCGTCAAGATCCCGACGAGCTGGAAGCGCCGGTAGCGGCAGTTCCAGTGCCGCTGGAATCATGTCACGCAGCATGACCCACCTGGCCGGAGGCGGTGGCCAGCAGCGGGAACGAGGAAAGTACTCGCTGGGCGGCGGTATATCAACCAGCTTCCGGCCGCTGGCTAGCGGTGCCGGCGGGCAGCGGGACACCACCA GCTCGCGTTCGGGAAATGCCACGCCCGGCGGACACTACAACAGCAGCTCAAGGCCCGGCAGCGCCATGTCCACATCGACAAATGTGTCCACATCGGGTCTGGTGCCCAGGCGACCGGCAACGGCGCCAAGAAAACCCCGGCCCGCCAGCATCGCTGGCACTGGCATGTCTCTGGATG AGATCAACAAACTGAAGAAGGATCAACAGAAGCCGCCCGTTAAGACGACAGCCGCCTCGCCATCCGCACAAACGACCCCGAAACGAACTGCGAACCTAATGTCCACATCCATGATTGTGACCTCCAGCTCGACGCGACTGAGCAGCGCTGAGAAGAAGACGACAACGCCGAAAAGG GAACCCTTGGCACCCAAAGCGGCATCCGCTTCCAAGGCTCTGTCAAGTCGCACGGCCAGCTCGGAGCGTATTAGCCGGCTCAGCAAGGAGCCGAAAACCAAGGATACCTCTGCAATGACCCGGTCCATGATCGtcacgagcagcagcagcagtagctcCACTATGACGACAGCCACAAAGGCGGCTCCTGCAGCTCAAGCAGCACCTGCAACTGCACCCGCTCCCACTCCAGCTCCTGTTCCAGCTGCCGAGCAGAATGGTCTGGCCAAGGAGGCTGAAAAGAAGCCAGCAGAGGTCCCAGTTCCAGCGGCTACAGCGGAACTGCCCGTTCCCGTGGCTCCCTCTGTAAGCAAGGCTGAGAAGGAGGCCCTGAACTCCTCGGAGAAGACAGAGGAAGTGGCGCGTCAGGAGGAGCAGGTTACCACCCTGCCAGTGGACTCTCTGCCCGAGGCTTTGGTTACCTCTGTTAACGTCGAAGAAAAGGCAGACGAGGGCACCGAGAAGGAGACGCCCAAACAGCCGCAGGAGCAGGCTGCACCCAAGAAGCCGCGCAGCAAGGAGAACTCCGAGGTGCGGGAACTGACGCCGCCGGAGGGCGGAGACCTGATGACCGCTTCAATGATGGCCAAGAAGATCACAACCGAGGAGGAGGCAAAGGCCGCATTGGCCGAAAGACGACGCCTGGCCCGCGAGGAGGCTGAACGACAGGCGGAATTGGAACGCCAACGACTAGAAGCAGAGCGTCTGGCCGAGCTAAAGgctcaggaggaggaggccgaGCGCCAGCGTCTGTTTGAGGAGGAATCCACCCGCCTGGCTGAAGAGCAGCGTCGCGCTGAGGAAGAGCGCCTGCGCAAGGCCATTGAG GAAGCCCAGCAGCgcgagaaggaggagcagcgcaagctcgaggaggaggagaagcagcGCTTGGAGCGCGAGGAGGCCGAGAAGAAGGCCAAGGAGGAGGCAGAGAAGCAGCGCGTGGAGGTGGCCGAGCGGCTCAAGCGTGAGGAGAAGGAGCGCGAGGAGCGTCGCAAGCGAGTGGAGGCGATTATGTCGCGTACCCGCAAGGCAGGAGGAGCTGCCAGCACCCCTGCCAAG GACTCCAACGACAAGGCAGCTAGCGCCACATCAGCAGCTCCTgcggacagcagcagcagcaatagcgacagcggcagcagcaacaactcgGCTGGAGGCTCGCCCAGCAGCACTACAGATGCCAAGCCAGCACAGGAAGCGGTCACGGAGCCGCCAAACAGCCAGGCTATGTATGAGCAATCGGTGCTAGACAAGGAGAACTCGCTCATCAACAGCTTCTCCTCGATGATCATCGATGAGAATGCCAAGAACCTGCAGCAGGTGAGCAACGGCAAGTTGCTAGTAGACTTTGAGGGCAGCAATGCGGCCCCGGCGGTGGCCAATGGCAATGGTCACATCGAGAGTGTCAACAACAAGAA CGACATCAATCTGCTGCAGGATGTGGTTGCTCCAGTTGCCAGCCAACTGATCGATCTGAGCATCGAGTCACAACAAGATCTGCAcctgaacaacaacaacagcttgctGACGAGCACAGCGGCAACCACCACGCTAGTCACTGCTGATAGTCACGAGAATAAGG ATATATCTTTGCTGTGA